TGGTTCAACGGCACCCGCAAGCACCACACCCTGGGCTACCTGACCCCCATCCAGTACGAGCAGCAGAGTCCAACGTCAGCCACTCTGAAGGCCGTAGCCTGACGAGCGATCAACCCTGTCCGTCAAAGCGGGGCATCCTCAAGCGCCAGGTACGGCGCCGTCCGCTCACCCGGCAGCTGCCGACGTCCGACTCTCGGCATGAGCGGGTCTTTGACTCGCAGGCGACTCATCGCGAGCGCCTAGGCGCGTAGGACCTGCGTCCCGATCGGTCAGAAGATGTGGCAACGCATGGGGAGCGGCCGCTCGACGACGAGCTCCTGCTCGCCCTCGACCCGAGCCGTCTCGACGTAGTGGCCATCGACCAGCTCGTGCACGACGACCGTCTGTGCCCGCGGATCCACCACCCAGTACGACGCGACTCCCGACTCCGCGTAGATGTCGCGCTTTTCGGCGAGGTCACGGCGTCGGGTGCTCGGTGAGAGCACCTCGACGACGAGCAGCGGGGGCACGTGCGTCCCCTCGTCGTCCACGTCTGACGTCCGTACGACCGACACGTCGGGGATGACGTAGCTCGAGGGCAGTGCCGCGTCGTAGAAGAAGCCGAGGCCACCGAAGACCTCGACACCGTCCGGAGCCCTGTCGGTCAACGCCGTCAGGAACCGCATCACGACTCGCTGGTGTCGCGGGGTCGGGGGCGGGTCCAGGACCAGCGCCCCGTCGATGACCTCGTGCCGGAGCCCCAGCTCCTCGACGAGCGCGAGCACGTCGGGATGCACGCGGACCCCCGTCTCGACAGCCACGCCCGGATGGTCGCGGCCTGCGCCGGTCGTGCCCAGAGCCCCGGACGCACGACGGCCCGGCGCCGCTTGCGCGGGGCCGGGCCGGTCGTGACGTGCTGGGACTAGACGGTCGGGCGGGCCGGGCGGCGCGGGCGGCCGGTGGAGCCGTTGAGCTGCGGCGGCTGCGCGTTGCGGGTCGGGCGGTCGGTGCGACCGGCCGGGGCGGCCGACGCCGGGCGTGGCGCGCTCGGGGACGTCGCCGTCGAGCCAGCAGCCGGGCGGCCGCTCGCGGAGCGGGGGCGGGCGGTGCTGCTGCCGGTGCGAGCTCCGCCGCGGCGGTCGCCGTAGGACGCACGGGGACGGTCCGAGCCGGTCCCGCGGGCGGCGTAGGCCGGCGCGGGCTGCACGACGATGACCTCGCCGGACTCGGCGAGCTCGCGCACGGCCGGGTGGCCGGTCGTGACGGCGACGGCGTTGACGTCGATGCCGACCCGCTCGCGCATCTGCTGGTGCTCGCGGACCTGGTCGGAGGTGATGAAGGACAGCACCGTGCCACGGGCGCCCGCGCGGGCCGTGCGGCCGGAGCGGTGGAGGTAGTCCTTGTGGTCTGCCGGCGGGTCGTAGTGGACGACCAGGTCGACGTCGTCGACGTGGATGCCGCGGGCCGCGACGTCGGTCGCGACGAGCACGCGGGCCTGGCCGCGGGTGAAGGCGTCGAGCGCGCGCTTGCGGGCGTTCTGCGTGAGGTTGCCGTGGATCGCGCCGGCGTTGACGCCGGTGCGGGACAGCTGGATCGCGAGGCGGTCCGCGCCGTGCTTGGTGCGGACGAAGAACAGCGTGCGGCCCGGGCGGGCGGCGATCTCGGTGGCGATGTCGACCTTGCTGGAGTGGTCGACCGCGAAGACCTTGTGGTCCATGGAGTCGACCGGCGACGAGGCCGGCGCGACGGCGTGCATGGCCGGGTCGGTGAGGTAGCCCATGACGAGCTTGTCGACGCCACGGTCGAGCGTCGCGGAGAAGAGCAGCCGCTGGCCGTCGCGCGGAGTCATGTCGAGCAGCGCGGTGACCGCCGGCATGAAGCCGAGGTCGGCCATGTGGTCGGCCTCGTCGAGGACGGTGACCTCGATGCGCGACAGGTCGCACTCGCCCTGGTCGATGAGGTCCTGCAGGCGACCGGGCGTCGCGATGACGATGTCGACGCCGCGGCGGAGCTGGTCGATCTG
The Mycobacteriales bacterium genome window above contains:
- a CDS encoding DEAD/DEAH box helicase — encoded protein: MSDRFRTSSSSSASAGGSRSGGPRRSSGSTQGGSSQGRSGHPQGRASGGSRGRGSSRNSSSSRPAPARSPLELALDAAAEVAAPEVVPTFAQLGLPERLVTALARRDLNAPFAIQVRAIPDALAGRDVLGRGQTGSGKTLAFGLPLMCRLAAAGTQRTGRFPRALVLVPTRELAQQVHDNLAPLGQALDLKMNTVYGGASMGRQIDQLRRGVDIVIATPGRLQDLIDQGECDLSRIEVTVLDEADHMADLGFMPAVTALLDMTPRDGQRLLFSATLDRGVDKLVMGYLTDPAMHAVAPASSPVDSMDHKVFAVDHSSKVDIATEIAARPGRTLFFVRTKHGADRLAIQLSRTGVNAGAIHGNLTQNARKRALDAFTRGQARVLVATDVAARGIHVDDVDLVVHYDPPADHKDYLHRSGRTARAGARGTVLSFITSDQVREHQQMRERVGIDVNAVAVTTGHPAVRELAESGEVIVVQPAPAYAARGTGSDRPRASYGDRRGGARTGSSTARPRSASGRPAAGSTATSPSAPRPASAAPAGRTDRPTRNAQPPQLNGSTGRPRRPARPTV
- a CDS encoding Uma2 family endonuclease — protein: MAVETGVRVHPDVLALVEELGLRHEVIDGALVLDPPPTPRHQRVVMRFLTALTDRAPDGVEVFGGLGFFYDAALPSSYVIPDVSVVRTSDVDDEGTHVPPLLVVEVLSPSTRRRDLAEKRDIYAESGVASYWVVDPRAQTVVVHELVDGHYVETARVEGEQELVVERPLPMRCHIF